Sequence from the Brevinematales bacterium genome:
CAACTTTCGCCTTGAATTCCGCTGAATGCTTGGTTCGCTGTGACATTGTTTTTCTCCTTCTGTATTTTACAATATCCACAGCAAAATTTCACCTTAACTGCCTGTCCAGTTTTTGGGGCGCATTATACATATATAATTTTTTGAATGAAAATAATGATACTTATACAGTTATTTTAGATTCACCTAACCTTCTTGAATTCCAATATTTAGGATTTGATTTTTTTATATCCTTAAAATATTTTCCTTTCAATAATCTGTCATCTAGTCTTACAATTTCAAATACAATTACAGTTAATATGGGGTATTATTATTCTGACAAAAATGAAGTACTGAGAAAAGTTTGTCTACAGTTTTTTATCGATAAACTCGGAAATTTTGGTGTCTTATCTCCAGTACAAAATGATCAATATAGAATATCCTATTTTTGCCTAATAGATGAATTTGCAAATAAAATACCGGGATACTTATTAATAATCATGGAAAACGAAAATATTTTTTGTATGGAATTATAATAATAAGTCTTGTCTCAACCTTTCAGTAGGAGTTCCTCCCCGTTCGGCGTTTTCCGTCCAACGGAGGAGATACTCGAAGTAGAGTTGGTTGACCACTTCCGTTAGAATTACCCGGCAAAATTTTCTGGATTCTTTTAATTTCCTCCGATATAATGTTATACTATCTCAATCAACTCCACGGAGGAAAAGGTACGCTGCCATGAAAGAATTCAACAAGTCCAAAAAGCTCGAACATGTGTTGTACGACATCCGCGGCCCGGTGCTCGACGAAGCGATGCGTCTTGAAAAAGAAGGCCACCGCATCATCAAGCTGAACACGGGCAATCCCGCGCCCTTCAGCCTCTTCGCACCCGATCAGGTGCTCGAGGATGTGATCTCGAATCTCGACAAAGCGCAGGGTTACAGCGATTCCAAGGGACTTTACTCCGCCCGCCGCGCCATCCAGATATACACTGAAAACGTCGGCATACAAAATGTCGATGTCGAGGATATTTATATCGGTAACGGCGTCAGCGAATTGATCGTGATGGCGATGCAGGGATTATTGGATCGAGGGGACGAGATTCTTCTGCCCGCCCCGGATTACCCGTTGTGGACGGCCGCGGTCTCCCTTTCGGGCGGCAACCCGGTGCATTATATATGCGACGAGGCCTCCGACTGGGCGCCGGATGTCGAGGATATCAGGAAAAAGATCACCGATAAAACCAAGGGGATTGTCATTATTAACCCGAACAACCCCACGGGCGCGGTCTATTCGAAACAGCTGCTGATGGACCTGATTCAGCTCGCGCGCGAGCATCAACTGATCGTGTTTTCCGACGAGATCTACGACCGTATTTTATACGACGGATCGGTGCATTACCCGACCGCTTCTCTCGCGGACGACCTCCTGATTATCACGTTGAACGGGCTTTCAAAGTCGCACCGTATCGCGGGATTCCGCGTAGGGTGGATGACGATCAGCGGGAATAAATCCACCGCGCAGGACTATATCGACGGCCTGAATATGCTCGCCAATATGCGGTTATGCTCAAATGTCCCCGCGCAGTTCGCGGTACAGGCGGCATTGGGCGACCCCGAAAGCATCCAGCAGTTGACACGGCCGGGCGGGCGTCTTTACGATCAGCGGAATTACGCATACGACCATGTTATCGACCTCCCGGGATTCTCCTGCGTCAAGCCTAAAGGGGCGTTTTACCTGTTCCCGAAGTTCGACACGAAAAAATACAATATTAAAAGCGATGTGAAGTTCATCTATGATATTCTGACCGAGAAGCACATTCTGCTGGTGCAGGGTACCGGCTTTAACTGGCCGAGCCCGGATCATCTCCGGGTCGTGTTCCTTCCCCCGCTCGAAGATTTAAAAACGGTCTTTACCGATATTTCGGATTTTCTCGCTGGGTATAAACAAGCCTAAAGGAGCGGATATGCAGCCGATCAAGGAATTTTCACCCGCCGGGCTGAACTGCCTTGTTGTCTCGCACGATTGTATGCAATTGATCTACGGGGATACTCACGGTTTGCTGTGGGGTATCGAATTAGAGACCGGTGCGCAGGCATTCCGGTGGGTGGCGCATCGTGTTCCGGTCACCGCCGTCGCGGTCTCCAAGGATCGTGCTCTGGCCGCAGCCGGTAGTTCGAAGGGCGGTATCAGCATCGTGAATCTCTCCGACGGCCGGACTATCCGTACCCTGCCCGGGCATAACAACGAGGTCGATTACCTGTTTATCACCCCGGACGGGAAGGAACTGGTGTCCGGGGATATAAGCGGGCTGATCGATATCTGGAGGCTCGATACCGGCGACCTGATCCGTTCGCTCTCGAACAATAATAATTCCCGCGCCCCGGTCTGCGTATCCGATAACGGGATCTACTTCCTGACCGGCGGCAACGATGGGACGGTATCGCTATGGGAGCTTGAGAACCGGAAAATCCTTCTCCAGAAGCGTTTCCATGAAGCGGGGGTTACATCCGCCGCGATCAATAATGACGGGAAAATGTTCGCATCGGGCGACGAGAACGGGGAAATCGCCGTCTGGAGTTTCGATACACCGGACAAACCCTCCGTGCTCCGTTGCGAAAAAAGTCCGGTAACGGCATTGAGATTTTCCATGGACGGCGCGACACTTGCGGCGGCAAATGCCGGCGGTAAAATTTATATATGGGATACCAAAACCGGAACCATCAGCGATTCCTACCTGACCGGTAAAAAATCGGTATCATATCTGTGCGTTTCACGCGATAACCGCACCCTTTTACTACGCCAGGATACGTTTATCACTATGTTTCAATTATAATCCGCTTTCATTCCGTTTACCGCATCATGAAAAATCTTTTAAACCCTTATTCCAACGATAATTCATAGCGGTATTTCAGTTATCTATCTCATATTCCGAAAATTTGATAGCATTCCAAAAATTAGGGGGAATGATGAGATACGCCATCGAGGGCGGAACCATTGTTACGCCGGACGATATTCTACGGAATAAGAAAATCATCGTTAATAACGATGTAATCGAAGATATTACCGAAAACACCGCGGGCGTCGATTATACCCTCAAGATGGACGATGCGTCGTTAATCTTTCCGGGGCTGATCAACGCGCACGATCACCTGCTGGGGACTTATTATCCCCGCATCGGATTCGGCCCGTACCTCAACTGGCTGCCCTGGGATAACGACCTCAAGGAGTGCCCGTTATACGAGGAACGCAGCGCGATATCGAACTTCGATCTTTACCTGCTTGGCGTATACCGGAACATCGTTTCCGGCGTTACGACGGTCTCCGACCATATCCCTCATTCGGTAAACGCCCCGTTTATCGATAAGCTCCCGATGCGGGTACTTTGGGATTACGGAATGCAGCACGAATGCGTGAGTTTCGACCTGCGATGGGGCGGTTCAATGAGCGATGAGCATAAATATGCCGTAGATAACGATCTCCCGTTCCTCACCCATATCGAGGAAGGTTACGACGAAGAAGCGACGCTCGGGATTGAGATATTACAGGAAATGAAGGTGCTGGACGACCATTCCGTGCTCGTGCATGGCATCTCGTTATCCAAGCAGGATATAACCGCGATAGCGAAGGCTAAGGCGAATGTCGTCTGGTGCCCTACGTCGAATTATTTCATGTTCAAGGATACGACGAATATCCGAGAACTCCTGAAGCAGAACGTCAACGTGAGTCTGGGTACCGATTCCCCGATGTCGGGCGGAATGAACCTGCTCGAGGAAATGCAGTTCGCGGTAAGCCTGTACTGGCAGCTATATCAGGAAAAACTGGACTATAAGACTCTCGTACAGATGGTCACAACCCGTCCGGCGAAGGCGTTCCGGCTGAAAAAGCTCGGAAAAATAGAAGCCGGTTATACCGCCGATTTTACGATCCTGAAGAACGGGAATTCCTCCGATCCCTACGAATCCCTGATTCATTCATGGCTGGAAAATATCCGTCTGGTTATCAGCGGCGGAGTCCCTCTCTATGGACTGGCCGGCGATAAGGATTTCTTCGGTAAATTCGAGAAGGAATACCAGATTTTAAAGATCAGCGGGGAAGACAGGCTCCTGATCGGCCAGCCCGAGAATCTTTACGAACGGATTTGGGAAAATGTGAAGTTTAAAAAGGTTCTACCCTTTTTACCGGTTGACATTTATGAATAAGTCTCTTAATATAAAGTAATGAAAAGAGAGCGGCAAAAATGCCTATAGAACGCAAGTATAGCCAGGGCTCCATTATCTATTTCGAACATGAAGAAGGGGACGAGATTTACATCCTGAAATCGGGTCGTTTGGATATCAGCTATCTGGAACCTCAATCGGGAGAAAAGATCACCAAAACACTCAACCAGGGCGAGTTCCTCGGTTTAAAATCCGCTGTCATCAATCACACCCGGGACGAAATGGCCGAAGCGATAACGGATTGTATCTGCGTCGTGTTCAAGACGAAGGAATTCGAGGATTTTGTCGCGAAAAAAGTCGACCTCCTCAAGCGTCTCCTCCAAGTCCTGTCAAACCAATTACGTAATCTCGGATATAAGGTCAATAACTACCTCGGAAACAACGTGCTCGAGCCACCCAATATCGGATTGTTCAAAATCGGGGAATACTACCTCACCACGAAAAAATACCGTCAGGCAAAAACGGTCTACGAGCGTTATATCAAGGCCTACCCCGAGACCAACCTGATCGAAGAAGCGCAGTACCGTATCAAGCTCGCGGAAGAAGCGATCCGCACTGGGCTTGCCGGTAAGTACAAACCTGTGAACGAAATCATCGGCGCGGAAGCAGGCGGGACTGTCCTCGGGGTCGCCGATGTTAAGACCGGGCAGGCTCCCGTACACTCCAAACTCGGCCTCCGCGAGTTTATGGACAGCTTCTATAAAGCCGAGGGGTTCTATAAAGCCGAACAGTACGAGGACGCGCGTAAACTTTTCGTCGGCATCATGGACTCCGATAATAAAATCGTCAGTTCCGACCTCCGTAACCGCGCAAAATTCACCTATATCGAAACCCTGCATAAACTGAAAGATTATATGGAATGCACCAAGATAATCATGGAATTCGTGCAGAGTACGAAAGACCCGACCCTTATCAAGCAGGCGCTGTTCATACTGGTCGAGATTTATAAGGAAATCCAGAAGCCCGATATGGCGCGCGGCGTCCTCCAGAAGATCGTGATGCTGACGCCGATCGACCAGTTGTCCCGTAGGGCGAAAGAAATGATGGATAAAATGTAGGGGTACCCCATGGCCGAAGAAACATTAAATAAATTCGAGCAATCCTATAAAGCCGGCGATATTATCTTCTGCGAATACGAAAAAGGCGAAGAATTTTATATAGTCAAAGAAGGAAAGGTTCGTATCACCAAGATACAGGACAATAAAGAAAAGACTCTCGACGTATTCGAGGTGTCGCAGATATTCGGCGAGATGGCGATTATCGAGGACGCCCCGCGCAGCGCCACCGCTGTCGCCGAAACTGACGTGAAACTGGTCGTACTGAAAAAGCAGAGCTTTTTCGAACTTCTCGGCACACAGCCCGCATGGGCATTGTCGCTGATAAAAATTCTCTCCAAGCGCATATTCGACGCCCAGCGCCGTCTGCGGATTCTCTCGCTCGACGAGGACGAGGCTAAGGTGCTCGACACTATCCTGATGCTCGTCGAATGGAAGGGCATCAATCCCGAAAACTACCCATCGAACGCCCCTATCCCGTTCGATGGCGTCAACAGCGAGACTCTCGCCCACTGGTGCGGACTCAGCACCCGCGACTGCGAGATCCATATCGACCGTTATGTCCGCATGGGGCGTCTCGAACGCACCGGGAATAACCTGGTCGTGAAGAACCTCAACGAAATCGCGCGTATTGTCAAAAATAAGCGCAAGCTCCAGGAAAATAAGGAATGATCTACGCGCGGATTGTCTGTAAGCCATTCCGTGTCAATAACATCCCAGAAAATATCATCGAACGTTTCTATTACGAGGAAGTCCTCGGACTGGGGTATCACCCCGAGACCTATAAGGCGAAGCGCCGCGCGTTGTTGTCCGGCCTCCCGCGTATCGCTATCGACGCATCGTTCGGCGAAATCTCCGAGATCGAGGCGGTGCGCCAGTCCCTCCGTACCGGGGAACGCGGCGACGGGAAAATCTTCGTCCTGCCGGTGGAGAAGGTCGTGGAGTTTTAATAAAAATATTGTAATTATCTTCTTTTACTGCGATATAATAAACATAATATCAAGGAAACCAAATGAAAAACTTATATAATATTTGGAATGAATTAATACCTAACATAGATGAAATTTTTAACGATATAAAAACAATAAGTATTGATACATTACCCAACTTCGCATTTGATTATATTTTTATGCCATCACCAATACGAAATGGAGGAGTAGACTATTTACCGATAGATGCTAATATTTCTAAAGTCTGTAAAAAAATAAATAACTCAGGAAATAAAATAAAAGTATCAACAATAGAGTCAGGATTATACATCTTACAAGATCTGAAAAATGACTATCAATACATAGGAGAATCGAAATATATATTATCTCGTATAAAACAACATTTCTGCAGAACGGACTATCATTCCGCAAATTTAGTATATATGATGCTGAAACATGGTAAAAGTAAAGATGAAATTATAGCACTTAAAGAATCTTTTAAAGAACAATGTAAAAATCTTCAGGAAAAAATGAGAAAGGAGTGGAAAATAACATTTATTCCCTTTAATAATTATGACCCATATATAATACATTTTTATGAAATATATTTTTCATGCAAATTACATTCACTATATAATACTTATAAAACTCATTAAAAAAATCCCGCCTGCTTTCACAGGCGGGGTCTTAAATTTACTTTGTCTTTTTTTCCATGTAGATGATCTTGTTGATCGCGTTCATATACGCCTTAGCCGACGCCATGAGAATATCGGTCGAGGACGCGTGCCCGGCGTAGGTCTGCCCGTCGCGCCGCACTGTCACCGATACCTCGCCCATCGCGTCCTGCCCGGCGGATATCGAAGTCACCTCGTAATCCTCCAACTCCACCGCGACGTTCGTGACACGGTCGATCGCGTTATAGATAGCGTCGACAGGCCCGTTACCGGTGGCGGCCTCCTTGCGGGTCTCCCCGGAATGGTCGATAACCACTGTCGCGGTGGGGATAGCCTGGTTCCCGCTGACAATCTGCACCTGCTGGATTGCGTATATCTCGGCGGTCTGTACGCCGGTGTTCTCTTCCATTATCGCGATCAGCTCGTCGTCGTACACGGCTTTCTTCTTATCAGCCAACTCCTGGAAGCGCACGAACACGCGGTCGAAATCCTCCGCGGACAATTCATACCCCAGTTCCTTCAGCCGGACTTTCAGCCCGTGCCTGCCGGAATGCCGCCCCAACACCAATTCGGACGACGGCCGCCCGATCTGTTCGGGGGTCATTATCTCGTAAGTACTGCGTTCCTTCAGGAATCCGTCCTGGTGGATACCGGACTCGTGCGAGAACGCGTTCTTCCCGACTATGGGTTTGTACGGGGACACGGGGATGCCGATAATCGATATCAACAGCTTGGAAGCCTTATAAATCTCCTTCGTGTTGATACCGTACTCGTAGGGGAAAATGTCCCTGCGGATAGCCATGGACATAATCACTTCCTCCAACGCGGCGTTTCCGGCGCGTTCGCCGATCCCGTTCATAGAGACCTCGATCTGCCGCGCCCCGGCCTGTACCGCCGCCAGCGAGTTCGCGGACGCCAATCCCAAATCGTTATGGCAATGCACGCTGATAACGGCCTTATCGATATTCGTTACCTTTTTGAACAAATCCCCGATGATCTCCCGGAATTCCGTGGGGAACGTGTACCCGACCGTATCGGGAATATTGATCGTAGTCGCGCCCGCGGCGATAGCGGCCTGCACCACCTCGCACAGGAAATCCGGCTCGGTACGGGTCGCGTCCTCGGCGGAAAATTCCACATCGGGAGTAAACGTCCGGGCGTACTCCACCGCATGCACGGCGCGCTTCAATACTTCCTCGCGGCTCATCTTCAGCTTATGCTCGCGGTGAATCGGCGAGGTCGCGATAAACGTGTGGATACGGTGGCGCGCGGCTGACTTGATCGCCTTGCCCGCCGCCTCGATATCGCCGTCGACCGCGCGGGCTAACGAGCAGATCACCGGCTTACGTACCTCGTCCGCGATCATGCGGATCGCGTCGAACTGTACCGGCGACGATACCGCGAACCCGGCTTCGATAATATCCACGTTCAGCAATTCCAACTGTTTGGCGAACTTCAGTTTCTCCATCGGCCCCATACTTGCGCCGGGGGATTGTTCGCCGTCCCTTAATGTCGTATCGAAAATATATACTTTATCCATCGAATTCTCCTTGTTATGTTTTTTAGAAGCGTTGTAAAATAATAGATTTATGATTTGGAACCGCCTTGCGGTTCATAGCGTGTTGGACAAAAGGAGGGTAAAAGAGAAGTTTAAGCCGTGTATGCAAAAAATGTGGATAGCCCCATGTTCAGCTCCTCAGCTTGATGCAGTAGTTTACCATATTTCCAAAAAAATATCAAGGTACTGCGTGTACTGCGTGTACTGCGTACACTAACCCCGATATCAAGGGTATCTAATTCCTCAATATACTACCCGTGATGTAAGCAGGACGTCATAATGCGTCTGTCGAAGTGCTGCGCACACTTATCCCGATTTCAGGCTAAATAATCATATTAATATATAGCCCGTGATGTAAGCAGGACGTCATAATGCGTCTGTCGAAGTGCTGCGTGTACTTCGTACACTAACCCCGATATCAAGCCATACATGAATATACCAATATAGCCCGTGTTCAGCCAAAAAACCTTCAATCGTCACAAACTGCCGCGCGCACTAGTCCCGATTTCAGGCTGAATAATCATATAAAGATATAGCCCGTGATTAAAGCAAGACGTCATAGTGAGCCTGTCGAACTATGCCTGCCGGCAAACAATTCCCGATTTCAGGGATTTGTATCCGGCGTACCCCACTCCGCCTCGACCTTCGTACCGATCCCCCCGCGCTTATTCCATTCGGCGGTAACGTTGACATAACGGGGTTTGACCGCCTCGACAAAATCGTCGAGTATCTTATTAGTCGCGTTCTCCTGAAATATCCCAAGGTTCCGGTAGCCGTTCAGGTAAAGCTTCAGCGCCTTCTCCTCCACCAGGAAATCACCCGGTATATACTGGATGGACAGGCTCGCGAAATCCGGCAGTCCGGTCTTAGGGCATATCGACGTAAACTCGTCGGTAAAATACTCCACCCAGTAGTCCCTGTCGCGGTAAACGTTCTCGATTACCTCTAGCGGCGGGTCTATCTTCAATCCGGGGATTTCATTCTGTAACCCGGAATAATCCGAACTTTCCTTATTTGTCGGCATAATCACCTCATAATTTTATGATGTATTATAAAAGGCATTACCTTTTATGTCAAAATCCGTTTTTCCGCTTGATTAAATGATATTTTTTACCGAAAATAGATAAGGTATTGACAAATTTCAAAAATAATTCAAAATATATGTGAATGATGATTGAACGGAGGATATGATGAAATTTGGAGAGGTGTTGTTAAAACTGGGAATGATTAACGACCACCAGTTGGATATAGCGCTCAAGGAACAGGACTATAATCTGAAATCCGTGGGGTACTCGGAACCCCTGGGAAATATCCTTCTGCGTAACGCTATCATTAACGACGATCAGCACGTCACCGGATTGGTCGAATACTTCAAGCTGCTTTCCGAGAACGAAAGCGAGCCCTCTTATGTCCGCGAGACCGCGAAGGTCGCATTTAACGCGATGGCGAACCGCGACCGAGAAAACTGTATCTCCGACGAAACAAAAATCATCATTCTCCAAAAGATCAACGAGTACGAGGATAAAATCGGTCAATTCAATAAATCTATCGCTACCCTGAGTAAAATGGAGCAGAAAAAAGTGATTATCGAGACGATCGACAAGGAAAAAAAGGAAATTGAGAAACTGATCGGGAAGATCGACCTGCTCCGTAAAGATTTGGAACAGTTCGCGTAAACGGGGGATTTATGAGGGGAAATCCTGCCGTTTTGTACATACTGTTTCTTTCTTTTTTCACGGTATTTACTTTTAACAGAGGGTTCTGTCTCAAAAAGGAATTCGACTTCATGGGTATCAAGCTCGGTATGACCGGCCCGGAAATTTCCAATTCCATCGCGAAAAGCGAAACCCTGAAAATCGACGATACCCGTTACCTCGGCAAAATCAACGAAGCGATCCCCTACACGATGAAAATCGACTCCCATCCTTATATCCATAATATCTATATCCAGTTCTACAAGGGTAAATCGTTCCTCATCATCCTCCTCCTCAACCAGAAGTATTTCGATTTTTACAATCTCACCGAGAAGCTGGAAGATAAGTACGGTATCCCCATCCAAAAAACATCCAAAACCGTCAAATGGGAGAACGGCGCCGATAACGTCCGTCTGGTGCTGGAAAGCCCTGCCACAATAAAAGTATTCGATACGGTCATTATGAAACAGCTTCAGACGGAAATCTCGCAGAAGAACTATCTGATGACCAACAATTCCATCCTCCAATACGAAAAAAACCTCATTCTCGACGAGCTCTAGGAGCGCGCGGATGGTAAAAACATCGTCAATCCCCGTGCGTACGCGCGGACAATTCGATATTATCGATATCACCGACGCGGTGCGAAATATCGCCGGGGAGTCCGGGATATCCGACGGTATCGTCAATATATTCTGCGCGGGTTCCACAGGCGCGATTACGACTATCGAGTACGAACCCGGCCTGAAGGCGGATATCAAGGAATACCTCGGGCGATTGTTCCCGCGCAGTGAAAACTACCAGCACCACGAGACATGGGGCGACGATAACGGGAGCGGACATCTCCTGAGCGCGCTCCTGAAAACATCGTTCACCGTACCCGTCGTGAAAAGCCGCCTCACCCTCGGGACATGGCAGCAGATCGTGTTCATCGAATGCGACACCCGTTCCCGCTCCCGCGACCTGATAGTCCAGATAGTCGGCTGCTGAGCAGACTAACCCCGATATCAAGCACGTTGAAAAGACCGTTATATAGCCCGAGTTCGAGTATAGCGCTTTATGGAAATTAAATTTCTTCAAATTCAAAAAAGATATCGCTCAACAATAAAAAACCCCGCCCTTGCGGACGGGGATAATCTCACCCTTCTCCCTGAACTATATCTGGATTTCTTCTTTTAGCATTTCAGTCGGCTTGAGAAGCTCGAATTCGCTCTCGGTCTCGGGAAGTATGGTCGCAATTCCCGCTTCGACCGTCACTTTCTTCTTGTAACCCTTGGTATAAAGCTCTTCCTGCACCAGCTTGACCACCCGCTTAAAAAGCCCCTGTCCGGCCGCGAGAGTGATCGGCGCGAGTATAGCGAAATTATTAACATTATCGAAATGAGAAATCAGGTCGATATCCCTCACGCTGTCAGCGAGACGTTTATAAATACCCGTAAGGATTTTCTTCTCGCGCGGTGGAACCGTAACCGTCAGGTTCAGAAGCGATAAGGATGTCCCGTAACGCTTGGATTCCTCGAAACGCAGGCCTAATCCCGATAAAAACGCATCCCGCTCGGCAAGCACTCTCCAATCCCGACGCGAAAACATCTGCAACAGAAGATAGGTGATCACTTTCCACCATCCGTTGAAAAGGTAGGAAAACGCAACGGATATCAGGAAAATGAGGATAATCGCGGCAACTACATTGACCTGAACACCCTTCTGCGCGGAGGTCCAATCGGGCAAAAAGAAGTAAAGCAGAACTAATGTAAATAGGACTATATAGATCGGATAGGAGAAAACGCCGGCGATAAATATATGCGAGCCTGTTTTATCAAAAAGATGGAATTCTTCCTTTTTTGTGAAAAAGATTGCTACACCCAAAACAGCAAACACGACGGAGAGTATGACTAACTGATCCTGCTGGATAGTAAAAAAGCCGGCAAAGTGCAGAAAACCTAGTGTAATAAACATCCCGGATAACGAGGCGACGATGCTCGACAGAATGCCGAGAATCATATTTGTTTCCCCGAAAAGATAATGCAGTGTTTCGTCTCTGGAAACTTTGAGGCTCTTTTGTATAACCATAAGTATGATTCCTCCTTTTCCCCGCATCATCATCATAAGACGATTAAAGATTTTGTCAAGAGAAATTTTTAAATTTC
This genomic interval carries:
- a CDS encoding P-II family nitrogen regulator; the protein is MIYARIVCKPFRVNNIPENIIERFYYEEVLGLGYHPETYKAKRRALLSGLPRIAIDASFGEISEIEAVRQSLRTGERGDGKIFVLPVEKVVEF
- a CDS encoding amidohydrolase family protein — encoded protein: MRYAIEGGTIVTPDDILRNKKIIVNNDVIEDITENTAGVDYTLKMDDASLIFPGLINAHDHLLGTYYPRIGFGPYLNWLPWDNDLKECPLYEERSAISNFDLYLLGVYRNIVSGVTTVSDHIPHSVNAPFIDKLPMRVLWDYGMQHECVSFDLRWGGSMSDEHKYAVDNDLPFLTHIEEGYDEEATLGIEILQEMKVLDDHSVLVHGISLSKQDITAIAKAKANVVWCPTSNYFMFKDTTNIRELLKQNVNVSLGTDSPMSGGMNLLEEMQFAVSLYWQLYQEKLDYKTLVQMVTTRPAKAFRLKKLGKIEAGYTADFTILKNGNSSDPYESLIHSWLENIRLVISGGVPLYGLAGDKDFFGKFEKEYQILKISGEDRLLIGQPENLYERIWENVKFKKVLPFLPVDIYE
- a CDS encoding GIY-YIG nuclease family protein, which codes for MKNLYNIWNELIPNIDEIFNDIKTISIDTLPNFAFDYIFMPSPIRNGGVDYLPIDANISKVCKKINNSGNKIKVSTIESGLYILQDLKNDYQYIGESKYILSRIKQHFCRTDYHSANLVYMMLKHGKSKDEIIALKESFKEQCKNLQEKMRKEWKITFIPFNNYDPYIIHFYEIYFSCKLHSLYNTYKTH
- a CDS encoding 2-isopropylmalate synthase, whose protein sequence is MDKVYIFDTTLRDGEQSPGASMGPMEKLKFAKQLELLNVDIIEAGFAVSSPVQFDAIRMIADEVRKPVICSLARAVDGDIEAAGKAIKSAARHRIHTFIATSPIHREHKLKMSREEVLKRAVHAVEYARTFTPDVEFSAEDATRTEPDFLCEVVQAAIAAGATTINIPDTVGYTFPTEFREIIGDLFKKVTNIDKAVISVHCHNDLGLASANSLAAVQAGARQIEVSMNGIGERAGNAALEEVIMSMAIRRDIFPYEYGINTKEIYKASKLLISIIGIPVSPYKPIVGKNAFSHESGIHQDGFLKERSTYEIMTPEQIGRPSSELVLGRHSGRHGLKVRLKELGYELSAEDFDRVFVRFQELADKKKAVYDDELIAIMEENTGVQTAEIYAIQQVQIVSGNQAIPTATVVIDHSGETRKEAATGNGPVDAIYNAIDRVTNVAVELEDYEVTSISAGQDAMGEVSVTVRRDGQTYAGHASSTDILMASAKAYMNAINKIIYMEKKTK
- a CDS encoding cyclic nucleotide-binding domain-containing protein — translated: MPIERKYSQGSIIYFEHEEGDEIYILKSGRLDISYLEPQSGEKITKTLNQGEFLGLKSAVINHTRDEMAEAITDCICVVFKTKEFEDFVAKKVDLLKRLLQVLSNQLRNLGYKVNNYLGNNVLEPPNIGLFKIGEYYLTTKKYRQAKTVYERYIKAYPETNLIEEAQYRIKLAEEAIRTGLAGKYKPVNEIIGAEAGGTVLGVADVKTGQAPVHSKLGLREFMDSFYKAEGFYKAEQYEDARKLFVGIMDSDNKIVSSDLRNRAKFTYIETLHKLKDYMECTKIIMEFVQSTKDPTLIKQALFILVEIYKEIQKPDMARGVLQKIVMLTPIDQLSRRAKEMMDKM
- a CDS encoding YjbQ family protein, whose amino-acid sequence is MVKTSSIPVRTRGQFDIIDITDAVRNIAGESGISDGIVNIFCAGSTGAITTIEYEPGLKADIKEYLGRLFPRSENYQHHETWGDDNGSGHLLSALLKTSFTVPVVKSRLTLGTWQQIVFIECDTRSRSRDLIVQIVGC
- a CDS encoding pyridoxal phosphate-dependent aminotransferase, translating into MKEFNKSKKLEHVLYDIRGPVLDEAMRLEKEGHRIIKLNTGNPAPFSLFAPDQVLEDVISNLDKAQGYSDSKGLYSARRAIQIYTENVGIQNVDVEDIYIGNGVSELIVMAMQGLLDRGDEILLPAPDYPLWTAAVSLSGGNPVHYICDEASDWAPDVEDIRKKITDKTKGIVIINPNNPTGAVYSKQLLMDLIQLAREHQLIVFSDEIYDRILYDGSVHYPTASLADDLLIITLNGLSKSHRIAGFRVGWMTISGNKSTAQDYIDGLNMLANMRLCSNVPAQFAVQAALGDPESIQQLTRPGGRLYDQRNYAYDHVIDLPGFSCVKPKGAFYLFPKFDTKKYNIKSDVKFIYDILTEKHILLVQGTGFNWPSPDHLRVVFLPPLEDLKTVFTDISDFLAGYKQA
- a CDS encoding cyclic nucleotide-binding domain-containing protein, which codes for MAEETLNKFEQSYKAGDIIFCEYEKGEEFYIVKEGKVRITKIQDNKEKTLDVFEVSQIFGEMAIIEDAPRSATAVAETDVKLVVLKKQSFFELLGTQPAWALSLIKILSKRIFDAQRRLRILSLDEDEAKVLDTILMLVEWKGINPENYPSNAPIPFDGVNSETLAHWCGLSTRDCEIHIDRYVRMGRLERTGNNLVVKNLNEIARIVKNKRKLQENKE
- the queF gene encoding NADPH-dependent 7-cyano-7-deazaguanine reductase QueF, with protein sequence MPTNKESSDYSGLQNEIPGLKIDPPLEVIENVYRDRDYWVEYFTDEFTSICPKTGLPDFASLSIQYIPGDFLVEEKALKLYLNGYRNLGIFQENATNKILDDFVEAVKPRYVNVTAEWNKRGGIGTKVEAEWGTPDTNP